Within Candidatus Hydrogenedentota bacterium, the genomic segment GGCTGAAGATATTGACGAGGTTTGCGGCGGCGATGCCGGTATAGAACGCGGCCTTCCGGACGACGCCTTCCACCATTTTCTCGCCGGCGTCGATCGCTTTCGCGATGGCGCTGCTGCGAATGTTGGCGAGGTCCGTACCGCAGTTTTCGAGAATGTACGGCGCATCGCCGCGCGCTGCCAATGCCGCGATTTCCGATGCGATCGCCACGCGCGAAGCGAGCGCTTCAAGACAACCGCGCTTCCCGCAGCCGCAGTAGGGCCCGTCAACTTCCAGTGTCATATGTCCGACTTCGCCCGCGGAGCCCGATGCGCCATGGTACAACTTTCCGTTGACGATGATGCCGCCGCCGATGCCCGTGCCCGGAAACAGGCCGATGACGTCCTTGCAGTCTTTGACCTTTCCGAATACCCATTCGCCATACGTTCCCAGGTTCACGTCGTTGTCGACCGCGACCGGGACTTTGAATGCCTTCGCGAGAACTTCACCCAGTGGGAATTTTTTCCAACCGAGGTTTGGCGTGTCGATAATGATACCGGTCTTCGGATCGAGAGGACCCGGCGACCCTACCCCGATGCCGCGGACCGACTTGCCGCCGGAGTCGTCGATGGCTTCTCTAACCACGCGTTCGATTCGCGCCTCCGGGGACTCCTGCTTACTGGACTTGCTCTTCTTGCGGCAGCGGCCGACCACCGTGAACTTGTGGTCGAACACACAGGCCATCATCTTCGTCCCGCCGATGTCCAGTCCGACAATGTGATCCCCCGGCTTGAGCGGCTTTTTCATGCGTGTTCCCTCCCAAAACGGAGCATAACACGAAATCCTGTACCCGCAGGCTCTTTTTTAGTGTGCATTCCGTGAGTGCAAGTACGAGACAATTTCTTGACAGGTTCCGAAAACCTCCGATAT encodes:
- a CDS encoding ROK family protein, with translation MKKPLKPGDHIVGLDIGGTKMMACVFDHKFTVVGRCRKKSKSSKQESPEARIERVVREAIDDSGGKSVRGIGVGSPGPLDPKTGIIIDTPNLGWKKFPLGEVLAKAFKVPVAVDNDVNLGTYGEWVFGKVKDCKDVIGLFPGTGIGGGIIVNGKLYHGASGSAGEVGHMTLEVDGPYCGCGKRGCLEALASRVAIASEIAALAARGDAPYILENCGTDLANIRSSAIAKAIDAGEKMVEGVVRKAAFYTGIAAANLVNIFSPEALVLGGGLVEAMESLYMEEVTRALKIHTMPFLLKFVKVVPAKLGDDAVAMGAAHLIAQRL